In a single window of the Saccharothrix australiensis genome:
- a CDS encoding alpha-amylase family glycosyl hydrolase produces MRRRVGLVVTLLVGLVVPATAVSVVPASGEPSPGGRLAVGAVVDLAPGARPGDRALARDALRDDLTGERFYFVLPDRFANGDRGNDHGRSGATDRARTGFDPSDKGFYHGGDLEGLRGKIDYLDGMGVTALWLTPVFRNRWVQGSGADASAGYHGYWTTDYTSLDPHFGTTDDMRRLIRDAHRRGIKVFFDIVANHTADLIEYAEGRYDYVPTDVAPYLDPSGNPVAIAAIAGREDFPRLTGPYTPVVRGRKAPAWLNDPSLYHNRGNSTFSGESAEYGDFAGLDDLMTEHPAVVAGMKRIFTSWIDTLGIDGYRVDTVKHVNIGFWQALAPHVREYAAQRGKEDFFVFGEVFDADPAVTSRYTTTGGIQSALDFPFQAGATAFLSGRGAERLGEVLVADDRYTDADSNASSLPTFLGNHDLGRVAWAVRHNRPGVGEAELLERLELGNALMHLWRGNPVVYYGDEQGFAGSGGDKPARQDMFASETPEYRAEDLVGSDRTGAVDNFSTDHPLYRQLRDLASFVDADPVWRVGNQTLRYASGDVLAFSRVAAAEQVEHLVVANAGTSAASVEVPAASAALCPVRPAAASVTPVVGGRARVTVPPLSVVVLRGTDRLPSAVPTPTLVLPPVGTALDERVELRADGITAPFAQATFAARAEGAPDWTVLGTDDTAPYRVFADLARLPGAAAGRQVEVRVVAKGAGGLVGADGAVLSLVPADR; encoded by the coding sequence ATGCGCCGTCGCGTGGGTCTCGTCGTCACGCTGTTGGTCGGACTGGTCGTCCCGGCGACAGCGGTGTCGGTGGTGCCCGCGTCCGGGGAGCCGTCGCCCGGCGGGCGCCTCGCGGTGGGCGCGGTGGTCGACCTCGCCCCCGGTGCGCGGCCCGGTGACCGGGCGCTGGCCCGAGACGCACTGCGCGACGACCTCACGGGCGAGCGGTTCTACTTCGTCCTGCCCGACCGGTTCGCCAACGGCGACCGCGGCAACGACCACGGGCGCTCCGGCGCGACGGACCGGGCGCGCACCGGGTTCGACCCGTCGGACAAGGGCTTCTACCACGGCGGCGACCTGGAGGGCCTCCGCGGGAAGATCGACTACCTGGACGGCATGGGCGTCACGGCCCTGTGGCTGACCCCGGTGTTCCGCAACCGCTGGGTGCAGGGCTCGGGAGCCGACGCGTCCGCCGGCTACCACGGCTACTGGACCACCGACTACACCTCGCTCGACCCGCACTTCGGCACCACCGACGACATGCGGCGGCTGATCCGGGACGCGCACCGGCGCGGCATCAAGGTGTTCTTCGACATCGTCGCCAACCACACCGCCGACCTCATCGAGTACGCCGAAGGCCGGTACGACTACGTCCCGACCGACGTCGCGCCCTACCTCGACCCGTCCGGGAACCCCGTCGCCATCGCCGCCATCGCCGGGCGGGAGGACTTCCCCCGGCTCACCGGCCCGTACACGCCGGTCGTGCGCGGGCGCAAGGCGCCTGCCTGGCTGAACGACCCGTCGCTGTACCACAACCGGGGCAACTCGACGTTCAGCGGCGAATCCGCCGAGTACGGCGACTTCGCGGGCCTGGACGACCTGATGACCGAGCACCCGGCGGTCGTCGCGGGCATGAAGCGCATCTTCACGAGCTGGATCGACACCCTCGGCATCGACGGCTACCGCGTCGACACGGTCAAGCACGTGAACATCGGGTTCTGGCAGGCGCTCGCGCCCCACGTGCGGGAGTACGCGGCGCAGCGCGGCAAGGAGGACTTCTTCGTGTTCGGCGAGGTGTTCGACGCCGACCCGGCGGTGACGTCCCGCTACACCACCACCGGTGGCATCCAGTCGGCGCTGGACTTCCCGTTCCAGGCCGGTGCGACGGCGTTCCTGTCCGGTCGCGGCGCGGAGCGGCTGGGTGAGGTGCTGGTGGCCGACGACCGGTACACCGACGCCGACTCCAACGCCTCGTCGCTGCCGACGTTCCTGGGCAACCACGACCTGGGACGCGTCGCCTGGGCGGTGCGGCACAACCGGCCCGGCGTGGGCGAGGCGGAACTCCTGGAGCGGCTGGAACTCGGCAACGCGCTGATGCACCTGTGGCGCGGCAACCCGGTCGTGTACTACGGCGACGAGCAGGGGTTCGCCGGTAGCGGTGGCGACAAGCCGGCGAGGCAGGACATGTTCGCGTCCGAGACGCCCGAGTACCGGGCGGAGGACCTGGTCGGCAGCGACCGGACGGGAGCCGTGGACAACTTCTCCACCGACCACCCGCTGTACCGGCAGCTGCGCGACCTGGCGTCGTTCGTCGACGCCGATCCGGTGTGGCGCGTCGGGAACCAGACCCTGCGGTACGCGTCGGGCGACGTGCTGGCGTTCAGCCGGGTGGCCGCCGCCGAGCAGGTCGAGCACCTGGTGGTGGCCAACGCCGGGACGTCCGCGGCGTCGGTCGAGGTGCCGGCGGCCAGTGCCGCCCTGTGCCCGGTGCGACCGGCGGCGGCTTCGGTGACGCCCGTGGTGGGCGGCAGGGCGCGGGTGACGGTGCCGCCGCTGTCGGTGGTGGTGCTCCGGGGCACCGACCGGCTGCCGTCCGCCGTGCCCACGCCGACCCTGGTCCTGCCCCCGGTCGGGACCGCGCTGGACGAGCGGGTGGAGCTGCGTGCGGACGGGATCACGGCGCCGTTCGCGCAGGCGACGTTCGCGGCGAGGGCCGAGGGCGCGCCCGACTGGACCGTGCTGGGCACCGACGACACCGCGCCCTACCGGGTGTTCGCCGACCTCGCCCGGCTGCCCGGCGCGGCGGCGGGTCGACAGGTCGAGGTGCGGGTGGTGGCGAAGGGGGCCGGCGGTCTTGTCGGGGCGGACGGCGCGGTGCTGTCCCTGGTGCCCGCGGACCGCTGA
- the ndk gene encoding nucleoside-diphosphate kinase, translated as MSERTLVLVKPDGVSRGLVGEVISRIERKGLTLAALELRTVDRATAEQHYAEHDGKPFFGDLVEFITGGPLVALVVEGTRAISAFRQLAGGTDPVEKATPGTIRGDFGLEVQFNLVHGSDSPESAEREIKLWFPNL; from the coding sequence GTGAGCGAGCGCACTCTGGTCCTGGTCAAGCCCGATGGCGTCAGCCGGGGCCTGGTCGGCGAGGTCATCTCCCGCATCGAGCGCAAGGGCCTCACGCTGGCCGCCCTCGAACTGCGCACGGTGGACCGCGCGACCGCCGAGCAGCACTACGCCGAGCACGACGGCAAGCCGTTCTTCGGCGACCTGGTGGAGTTCATCACCGGCGGCCCGCTCGTCGCGCTCGTCGTGGAGGGCACCCGCGCCATCTCGGCGTTCCGCCAGCTCGCCGGCGGCACCGACCCGGTGGAGAAGGCCACGCCCGGCACGATCCGCGGCGACTTCGGCCTGGAGGTCCAGTTCAACCTGGTGCACGGCTCGGACTCGCCGGAGTCGGCCGAGCGCGAGATCAAGCTCTGGTTCCCCAACCTCTGA
- a CDS encoding DoxX family protein: MDVIALIGRILFVVLFFGSAVGHFTQTEAMAGYAASKKVPSPKLATQLSGVVMVVGALMVLLGVWADLGALLLALFLLPTAFLMHDFWAQTDPQAKQQEMIQFNKNLSLAGAALLFFGVYAGPGSDLGLTVTGPLFG, translated from the coding sequence ATGGACGTGATCGCACTGATCGGCCGGATCCTGTTCGTGGTCCTGTTCTTCGGCTCGGCCGTGGGCCACTTCACCCAGACGGAGGCGATGGCCGGCTACGCGGCGTCGAAGAAGGTGCCCTCGCCGAAACTCGCCACGCAGCTCAGCGGGGTCGTGATGGTCGTCGGCGCGCTCATGGTGCTGCTCGGCGTGTGGGCCGACCTCGGTGCGCTGTTGCTCGCGTTGTTCCTGTTGCCCACGGCGTTCCTGATGCACGACTTCTGGGCGCAGACCGACCCGCAGGCCAAGCAGCAGGAGATGATCCAGTTCAACAAGAACCTGTCGCTGGCCGGCGCGGCGCTGCTGTTCTTCGGCGTCTACGCCGGACCGGGCTCCGACCTGGGCCTGACGGTCACGGGACCGCTGTTCGGATAG
- a CDS encoding TIGR03960 family B12-binding radical SAM protein, which translates to MSVESVFPALEPLLPRVSKPVQYVGGELNATVKDWDSAAVRWALMYPDAYEVGLPNQGVMILYEVLNEQPDVLAERTYAVWPDLERLMREHGVPQFTVDAHRPVAAFDLLGVSFATELGYTNLLTALDLGGIPIHAADRTDAHPIVVAGGHAAFNPEPISPFVDAAVLGDGEEAVLEITDLVRAWKAEGSPGGRDEILTRLAETGGVYVPRFYDVEYLPDGRIQRVVPNRERVPYRVFKRTTMDLDAWPYPKQPLVPLAESVHERMSVEIFRGCTRGCRFCQAGMITRPVRERSIEGIGAMVQRGLEATGFEEVGLLSLSSADHSEIGEITKGLADRYEGTNTSLSLPSTRVDAFNIDLANELSRNGRRSGLTFAPEGGSERIRRVINKMVSEEDLIRTVSAAFKAGWRQVKLYFMCGLPTETDEDVLQIAEMAKNVIRAGREVSGRKDIRCTISIGGFVPKPHTPFQWAAQCDPATVDSRLRKLREAVNSDRSLGRNIGMRYHDGQPSLIEGLLSRGDRRVGRVIERVWREGGRFDGWSEHFSYERWVTAAEAELSPLGVSLDWFTTREREELEVLPWDHLDSGLDKEWLWADWQDALDEREQDDCRWTPCFDCGVCPAMGTDIEVGPTGRTLLPIAPVGKGSPTRNPALTPNTTG; encoded by the coding sequence GTGAGTGTCGAGTCGGTCTTCCCCGCGTTGGAACCGCTGCTGCCCAGGGTCTCCAAGCCGGTGCAGTACGTCGGCGGGGAGCTCAACGCGACCGTGAAGGACTGGGACTCCGCCGCCGTGCGGTGGGCCCTGATGTACCCGGACGCCTACGAGGTCGGGCTGCCCAACCAGGGCGTCATGATCCTGTACGAAGTCCTCAACGAGCAGCCCGACGTGCTGGCGGAGCGGACCTACGCGGTGTGGCCCGACCTGGAGCGGCTGATGCGCGAGCACGGCGTGCCCCAGTTCACCGTGGACGCGCACCGGCCGGTCGCGGCGTTCGACCTGCTCGGCGTCAGCTTCGCCACCGAGCTCGGCTACACGAACCTGCTCACGGCGCTGGACCTGGGCGGCATCCCGATCCACGCGGCCGACCGCACCGACGCTCACCCGATCGTGGTGGCCGGCGGTCACGCGGCGTTCAACCCGGAGCCGATCTCGCCGTTCGTCGACGCGGCCGTGCTCGGTGACGGCGAGGAAGCCGTCCTGGAGATCACCGACCTCGTGCGGGCGTGGAAGGCCGAGGGCAGCCCCGGCGGGCGGGACGAGATCCTGACCCGCCTCGCCGAGACCGGCGGCGTCTACGTGCCCCGGTTCTACGACGTCGAGTACCTGCCCGACGGCCGCATCCAGCGCGTGGTGCCCAACCGCGAACGCGTGCCGTACCGGGTGTTCAAGCGGACCACGATGGACCTCGACGCGTGGCCGTACCCCAAGCAGCCGCTGGTGCCGCTGGCGGAGTCCGTGCACGAGCGGATGAGCGTCGAGATCTTCCGCGGCTGCACGCGCGGTTGCCGCTTCTGCCAGGCGGGCATGATCACGCGGCCGGTGCGCGAGCGCTCGATCGAGGGCATCGGCGCGATGGTGCAGCGCGGCCTGGAGGCGACCGGGTTCGAGGAGGTGGGCCTGCTGTCGCTGTCCAGCGCGGACCACTCGGAGATCGGGGAGATCACCAAGGGGCTCGCGGACCGGTACGAGGGCACCAACACCAGCCTGTCGCTGCCGAGCACCCGCGTCGACGCGTTCAACATCGACCTGGCCAACGAGCTGTCCCGCAACGGTCGTCGCTCGGGCCTGACGTTCGCGCCCGAGGGCGGCAGCGAACGCATCCGACGCGTGATCAACAAGATGGTGTCCGAAGAGGACCTGATCCGCACCGTCAGCGCCGCGTTCAAGGCGGGGTGGCGGCAGGTGAAGCTGTACTTCATGTGCGGGCTGCCCACCGAGACCGACGAGGACGTCCTGCAGATCGCGGAGATGGCCAAGAACGTCATCCGGGCGGGGCGGGAGGTCAGCGGTCGCAAGGACATCCGCTGCACGATCTCCATCGGCGGGTTCGTGCCCAAGCCGCACACGCCGTTCCAGTGGGCGGCGCAGTGCGATCCGGCCACGGTGGACAGTCGACTGAGGAAGCTGCGCGAGGCCGTCAACTCGGACCGCTCGCTCGGGCGCAACATCGGGATGCGCTACCACGACGGCCAGCCGTCGCTGATCGAGGGATTGCTGTCGCGCGGCGACCGGCGGGTCGGGCGCGTGATCGAGCGGGTGTGGCGCGAGGGCGGTCGGTTCGACGGGTGGTCGGAGCACTTCTCGTACGAGCGGTGGGTGACCGCGGCGGAGGCCGAGCTGTCGCCGCTGGGCGTGAGCCTGGACTGGTTCACGACCCGTGAGCGGGAGGAGTTGGAAGTCCTGCCCTGGGACCACTTGGACTCGGGTTTGGACAAGGAATGGCTGTGGGCCGACTGGCAGGACGCGCTGGACGAGCGGGAGCAGGACGACTGCCGCTGGACGCCGTGCTTCGACTGCGGTGTGTGCCCGGCGATGGGCACCGACATCGAAGTAGGCCCGACCGGCCGAACCCTGCTGCCGATCGCCCCGGTGGGCAAGGGCTCGCCAACCCGCAACCCAGCACTAACCCCAAACACGACCGGGTGA